One Gloeothece verrucosa PCC 7822 DNA window includes the following coding sequences:
- a CDS encoding family 10 glycosylhydrolase — translation MAGLLTASGLMVETGYPLPGQAANYYCQLSPEEASSKENLRETALKGNIQAEKDYDALVRKHAELLRRCRNQTWPQQQAIWLRLYPCDVRAGSIDAILDRIVNRGYNTVYVETFSDSQVLLPPNDNPTSWDTIVRTPGAENVDLLAETIKKGHQRGLKVYAWLFTLNFGYVYAQRPERQDVLARNGAGQTSIAYVHDQSQGFVDPYHPQAQQDYTVLLNAVLRREPDGVLFDYVRYPRGTGNKSAAGEVKDLWIYGSASRQALYNRALNNKGRALIERYVTQGYITLNDLVTVDNQYPEEGSPLWQGRTPPPNEMQLPANARFQRLKDELWYLSVAHAAQGVINFLSQAATLVQRRGIVAGAVFFPDGNQVVGQKGFDSRLQPWDKFPPLIEWHPMSYGVCGTPSCIVQQVKRVTGMASGQVKIVPALAGLWGRDYDKRPSLEEQMRAIEAAAPQIKAISHFSFSWQEPELENERRSCRF, via the coding sequence ATGGCTGGACTACTGACAGCGAGTGGTTTAATGGTAGAGACGGGATATCCTCTACCGGGTCAAGCGGCTAATTATTACTGTCAATTATCCCCAGAAGAAGCGTCTAGCAAAGAGAATTTACGGGAAACTGCTTTAAAAGGAAATATACAAGCCGAAAAAGACTACGATGCTCTAGTCAGAAAACATGCAGAATTATTACGTCGCTGTCGTAACCAGACTTGGCCCCAACAACAGGCAATTTGGTTAAGATTATATCCTTGTGATGTTCGCGCAGGTTCTATTGACGCTATTTTAGACCGCATTGTCAATCGAGGTTACAATACGGTTTATGTCGAAACGTTTTCTGATAGTCAAGTTTTGCTGCCGCCTAACGATAATCCTACCTCATGGGATACCATTGTCAGAACCCCAGGCGCGGAAAATGTGGATTTATTAGCCGAAACGATTAAAAAAGGACATCAACGGGGATTAAAAGTCTATGCTTGGCTATTTACCCTCAATTTTGGCTATGTCTATGCTCAGCGTCCAGAGCGTCAGGATGTATTAGCCCGTAATGGGGCAGGACAAACCAGTATTGCTTATGTTCATGATCAGTCTCAAGGATTTGTTGATCCCTATCATCCTCAAGCCCAACAAGATTATACGGTATTACTCAATGCTGTGCTGAGACGAGAACCAGACGGCGTATTATTTGATTATGTTCGTTATCCTCGAGGGACCGGCAATAAATCTGCTGCCGGGGAAGTGAAAGATTTATGGATTTATGGTAGTGCCTCTCGACAAGCCCTGTATAACCGCGCTCTCAATAATAAAGGACGAGCCTTGATTGAGCGATATGTGACTCAAGGATATATTACGCTTAATGATCTGGTGACGGTGGATAACCAGTATCCTGAAGAAGGTTCCCCGCTTTGGCAAGGGCGCACCCCTCCCCCTAATGAAATGCAACTACCGGCTAATGCTCGTTTTCAACGCTTGAAAGATGAATTGTGGTATCTCAGTGTCGCTCATGCTGCCCAAGGGGTGATTAATTTTCTCTCTCAGGCGGCGACTTTGGTACAACGTCGAGGCATAGTCGCCGGGGCGGTATTTTTCCCGGATGGCAATCAAGTAGTTGGGCAAAAAGGGTTTGATTCTCGCTTACAACCTTGGGATAAGTTTCCCCCTTTGATCGAATGGCATCCCATGTCTTATGGGGTTTGTGGAACTCCTAGCTGTATTGTTCAACAGGTTAAACGTGTGACGGGTATGGCTTCTGGACAGGTAAAAATTGTCCCTGCATTGGCCGGGTTATGGGGACGAGATTATGATAAACGTCCCTCTCTAGAAGAACAAATGCGGGCTATTGAAGCGGCGGCTCCTCAAATTAAGGCCATTAGTCATTTTTCCTTTTCTTGGCAAGAGCCGGAATTGGAAAATGAGCGCCGCTCTTGTCGGTTTTGA
- the psb27 gene encoding photosystem II protein Psb27, protein MSIKSLLSRLLALMLVVVIGLVGCSSSPTGLGGNYTQDTLKLIDTLSAVIELPKEAENKAEIQSQARDEINDYISRYRRDQNSGGLRSFTTMQTALNAIAGYYTSYGTRPLPEKLKNRLKQEFKQVQFALEKGI, encoded by the coding sequence ATGTCTATAAAATCTTTATTATCTCGGTTACTTGCGCTGATGCTGGTGGTGGTTATTGGGTTAGTTGGGTGTTCTAGCAGCCCCACAGGACTGGGTGGCAATTATACTCAAGATACTCTTAAACTCATCGATACTCTAAGTGCGGTGATCGAACTGCCCAAAGAGGCGGAGAACAAAGCAGAAATTCAATCTCAAGCCAGAGATGAAATTAATGACTATATTTCTCGTTATCGGCGCGATCAAAACTCTGGTGGACTACGTTCTTTTACCACCATGCAAACGGCTCTTAATGCGATAGCTGGCTACTATACTAGCTACGGTACTCGTCCTTTACCCGAAAAGCTCAAAAATCGTTTAAAACAAGAATTTAAACAAGTCCAATTTGCTTTGGAAAAAGGCATCTAA
- a CDS encoding RidA family protein has product MTKHQIIRTDEAPAPVGPYNQAVAASGQIIFVAGQIPLDPKTAEIVGEGNVAKQTQQVMSNIEAILKAAGASWESVVKTTVFLNDLNNFTDMNQIYAQYFPQETAPARACVEVSRLPKDVLVEIECIAVV; this is encoded by the coding sequence ATGACCAAACATCAAATCATTCGTACTGATGAAGCCCCCGCACCGGTGGGGCCTTATAATCAAGCCGTAGCCGCTAGTGGTCAAATCATTTTTGTGGCCGGACAAATTCCCCTCGATCCGAAAACGGCTGAAATTGTCGGAGAGGGAAACGTCGCCAAACAGACACAACAGGTAATGAGTAATATTGAAGCGATTTTAAAAGCAGCCGGAGCCAGTTGGGAATCAGTAGTCAAAACAACTGTTTTTCTCAATGATTTAAACAATTTTACCGACATGAATCAAATTTATGCTCAATATTTTCCACAAGAAACCGCACCCGCCCGCGCTTGTGTAGAAGTTTCCCGTCTGCCTAAAGATGTTTTGGTAGAAATAGAATGTATTGCGGTGGTATAG
- a CDS encoding secondary thiamine-phosphate synthase enzyme YjbQ — MNHHQKNIKIQTTGKSFHDITAKIKSIVAESGINMGLCTLFIRHTSASLVIQENADPDVLRDLSNFFSKLVPEDSKSYIHDAEGPDDMPAHIRSVLTQTSQQIPITQGRLVLGTWQGIYLWEHRDRSHYREIVVHISGV; from the coding sequence ATGAACCATCATCAAAAAAACATTAAAATTCAAACGACGGGTAAATCTTTTCACGATATCACCGCTAAAATTAAATCAATTGTGGCTGAGTCGGGCATAAATATGGGGTTATGTACCCTATTTATCCGTCATACTTCTGCCTCTTTAGTGATTCAAGAAAACGCCGATCCCGATGTTTTAAGAGACTTATCAAACTTTTTTAGTAAATTAGTCCCAGAAGATTCAAAAAGTTATATTCATGACGCAGAAGGTCCTGATGATATGCCCGCCCATATTCGCTCAGTGCTGACGCAAACTTCTCAACAAATTCCGATTACTCAGGGAAGGTTAGTGTTAGGAACTTGGCAAGGAATTTATTTATGGGAACATCGAGACCGGAGTCATTATCGAGAAATCGTTGTTCACATTAGTGGAGTCTAA
- a CDS encoding ABC transporter substrate-binding protein, producing MSKKNETTILILAFLITAAILGGGAWLLRDTISNLFSKEPNSFNRVSSSSGKRSSLGETILVQADTTPEKQAGVEAFAKGDFASAIAQFQSSRQIQPNDPETLIYLNNAQAATKNPIKIAVVVPIGGNLNVAKEILRGVAQGQNEIHQKGGINGRGLQIEIVNDDNNPETAKQVAQELVKDNSILAVIGHNSSNATIAAVPEYQKGGLVMISSTSTVTTIPERGNFIFRTVPTIRFEADTVSRYSINMAKKTNIAVCFDSTAANSQSLKDDFTSAIYADGGRILEISCDFAAPTFNANEAVSNAISKGADGLLLAASVERINLALEVAKANQQRLFLLGSSTLYAYQTLKDGQQAVNGMVLVAPWHSEAFKGNPFPVQAKQLWGGDVNWRSALSYDALQAIIAGFKSGDISRQGLQGVLSSQGFSAQGATGKIEFLPSGDRNGAAILIKIEARQPSTSGTGFDFVPLLSK from the coding sequence ATGTCGAAAAAAAACGAAACAACGATTTTAATATTAGCTTTTTTAATTACGGCTGCGATATTAGGGGGTGGTGCTTGGTTATTGCGCGATACCATCTCGAATTTGTTCTCTAAGGAACCAAATTCATTTAATCGGGTTTCCTCGAGTTCAGGAAAACGCAGCAGTCTAGGAGAAACTATTTTAGTCCAAGCAGATACAACTCCTGAAAAACAAGCGGGTGTAGAAGCATTTGCTAAGGGAGATTTTGCCAGCGCCATCGCACAATTTCAGTCTTCTCGACAAATTCAACCCAATGATCCAGAAACCTTAATTTATCTCAATAATGCTCAAGCCGCTACAAAAAACCCGATTAAAATAGCTGTGGTTGTTCCCATTGGCGGCAATTTAAATGTGGCTAAAGAAATCCTCCGAGGCGTAGCCCAAGGACAAAATGAAATCCATCAAAAAGGGGGAATTAACGGCAGAGGATTACAGATAGAAATTGTCAATGATGATAATAACCCCGAAACGGCTAAACAAGTGGCACAAGAGCTAGTCAAAGACAATAGTATTTTAGCCGTCATAGGACATAACTCTAGTAATGCCACTATTGCCGCCGTACCCGAATATCAAAAAGGGGGTTTAGTGATGATCTCCTCCACCAGTACAGTAACAACTATTCCAGAAAGAGGAAATTTTATTTTTCGGACGGTTCCTACTATTCGATTCGAGGCTGATACTGTATCCCGCTACAGCATCAACATGGCTAAAAAAACCAATATTGCTGTTTGCTTTGACTCTACAGCCGCCAATAGTCAATCTTTAAAAGATGATTTTACTTCAGCGATTTACGCTGATGGCGGCAGAATTCTAGAAATTAGTTGTGATTTTGCTGCCCCAACTTTTAATGCTAATGAGGCTGTTTCTAATGCCATTAGTAAAGGCGCAGATGGATTATTATTAGCCGCATCTGTGGAGAGAATAAATTTAGCGCTTGAGGTGGCAAAAGCCAATCAACAACGGTTATTTTTATTAGGAAGTTCTACCCTTTATGCTTACCAAACCCTCAAAGATGGACAACAAGCTGTCAACGGTATGGTATTAGTAGCCCCTTGGCATTCTGAGGCTTTTAAGGGTAATCCTTTTCCTGTGCAAGCTAAACAGTTATGGGGAGGAGATGTTAATTGGCGTAGTGCCCTATCTTATGATGCCCTACAGGCAATTATTGCAGGATTTAAATCAGGAGACATCAGTCGTCAAGGGTTACAGGGTGTGCTATCGAGTCAGGGATTTTCTGCTCAGGGAGCCACAGGAAAAATTGAGTTTCTACCGTCAGGAGACCGCAATGGAGCGGCTATTTTAATTAAGATAGAAGCAAGGCAACCTTCCACATCGGGAACCGGTTTTGATTTTGTGCCTTTGCTGTCTAAATAA
- a CDS encoding TVP38/TMEM64 family protein, protein MPTINTTLENLLQWINQLGFSGTLIFIIIYIVTTVLLIPGAILTLGAGAIFGLVKGSILVSIASTLAATIAFLIGRYLVRGWVEKQIEKYPKFKAIDNAVAQEGWKIVGLTRLSPLFPFIFLNYAFGITQVTLKDYVLASWIGMMPGTVTYVYIGSLAKNLATLGTGSEQTNLAQWGIRIMGLIATVVVTVYVTKIARKALNSQINAPSEEEKPIAKSS, encoded by the coding sequence ATGCCAACAATCAACACCACCTTAGAAAACCTATTACAATGGATTAATCAGCTAGGATTTAGCGGTACACTAATCTTCATTATTATCTATATAGTAACCACCGTATTGCTAATACCCGGAGCAATTCTCACCCTAGGAGCAGGAGCCATTTTCGGCCTAGTAAAAGGCTCAATTCTTGTCTCTATTGCCTCTACCTTAGCAGCAACCATTGCCTTTCTAATTGGGCGCTATTTAGTGAGAGGATGGGTAGAAAAACAAATAGAAAAATATCCTAAATTTAAAGCCATTGATAACGCCGTAGCCCAAGAAGGTTGGAAAATAGTAGGATTAACTCGGCTTTCGCCGCTTTTTCCCTTTATCTTTTTAAACTATGCCTTTGGTATTACCCAAGTAACTCTAAAAGACTATGTATTAGCCTCTTGGATAGGCATGATGCCGGGAACCGTCACCTATGTTTATATCGGTTCTTTAGCCAAAAATTTAGCGACGCTTGGCACAGGAAGCGAACAGACAAATCTGGCTCAATGGGGAATCCGAATTATGGGCTTAATTGCTACTGTTGTGGTAACAGTTTACGTGACGAAAATTGCTAGAAAAGCCTTAAATAGCCAAATTAATGCTCCAAGCGAGGAGGAAAAGCCAATAGCAAAATCCTCTTAA
- the arsS gene encoding arsenosugar biosynthesis radical SAM (seleno)protein ArsS (Some members of this family are selenoproteins.), producing the protein MLTINSQPSLTPFHQKLNQPLTKQKITILQINLGRKCNLACNHCHVEASPKRTEELTPEICQQLIELINRFPQIETVDLTGGAPEMNYGFKPLVEAAKKQGKEVIVRSNLTLFFESGFEDLPEYFTAHQLRVIASLPCYLQDNVDKQRGSGVYNASIKAIQRLNELGYGSENLQLDLVYNPPVPKNEQFSLTPHQTQLEQDYKKYLKENFNIVFNHLFTITNLPIGRTKHYLDHKQLYTPYLKFLETNHNDNTVAHVMCRNQLSIDYLGNIYDCDFNQMDNLPATTPKGEKITVAKLLEAANLDLIKQIKTANYCYGCTAGSGSSCGGSLL; encoded by the coding sequence ATGTTAACCATCAATTCACAACCCTCATTGACCCCCTTTCATCAAAAACTCAATCAACCCCTAACCAAACAAAAAATCACCATTTTACAAATCAACCTGGGCAGAAAATGCAACTTAGCCTGTAACCATTGCCATGTGGAAGCCAGTCCTAAACGAACCGAAGAACTCACCCCAGAAATTTGTCAACAACTCATAGAACTCATCAACCGATTTCCTCAGATTGAAACTGTTGACTTAACCGGTGGCGCACCCGAAATGAATTATGGCTTTAAACCCCTAGTAGAAGCCGCCAAAAAACAAGGAAAAGAAGTGATTGTTAGGTCAAACTTAACCCTATTTTTTGAATCCGGATTTGAAGACCTACCCGAATATTTTACCGCCCATCAATTACGAGTAATTGCCTCACTTCCCTGTTATTTACAAGACAACGTAGATAAACAAAGAGGGTCAGGTGTTTATAACGCTTCAATAAAAGCCATACAAAGGCTAAATGAATTAGGTTATGGCTCCGAAAACTTGCAATTAGACTTAGTGTATAACCCACCAGTCCCCAAAAACGAGCAATTTTCTCTCACCCCCCATCAAACTCAACTCGAACAAGACTACAAAAAATACTTAAAAGAAAACTTCAATATTGTTTTTAATCACCTATTTACCATCACCAATCTACCCATTGGCAGAACCAAACATTATTTAGATCATAAACAATTATACACCCCTTATCTAAAATTTCTAGAAACTAACCACAACGATAATACAGTAGCTCATGTAATGTGCCGTAACCAATTATCCATAGATTATTTAGGCAACATTTATGACTGTGACTTCAACCAAATGGACAACCTACCAGCAACAACACCAAAAGGAGAAAAAATAACGGTAGCAAAACTTTTAGAAGCCGCCAACCTAGACCTAATCAAACAAATAAAAACCGCCAACTATTGCTATGGATGTACAGCCGGAAGCGGCTCAAGTTGCGGAGGTTCATTACTCTAA
- a CDS encoding methyltransferase domain-containing protein, whose product MTQIDTSTGNPNLSSNAAYDIEEVVISRYQQGAREQQPSLCCPTPYEGNYLKILPQEIIDKDYGCGDPTRYVSEGETVLDLGSGAGKNCYIIAQKVGANGQVIGVDFNDEMLQLARKYQPEIANKIGYYNTQFVKAKIQDLKLDLEKVETILQENPITSMEGLAAFEAQCHRLRQDAPLIRDESIDLVISNCVLNLVRPQDKQQLFQEIYRVLKRGGRAVISDIVCDEDPTPEILNDPQLWSGCIAGAFREDHFLKMFEKAGFYGIEILKRDDQPWQIIDGIEFRSLTVRAYKGKDGPCLERKQSIIYKGPWKQVQDDDGHIFCRGERMAVCDKTYQILTNPKSPYHQDIIPVPPYQDIPLEEAQPYNCKNQAIRHPKETKGSGYRLTTTHPEEPCCSPGTCC is encoded by the coding sequence GTGACTCAAATAGATACTTCAACTGGAAACCCTAATTTATCCTCGAATGCCGCTTACGATATAGAAGAAGTCGTGATCAGCCGCTACCAACAAGGTGCCAGAGAGCAACAACCGAGTCTTTGTTGTCCCACCCCATACGAGGGCAACTATCTAAAAATTTTACCGCAAGAAATCATCGACAAAGACTATGGCTGTGGCGACCCCACCCGCTATGTATCCGAAGGAGAAACCGTATTAGATTTAGGTTCCGGTGCCGGCAAAAATTGTTATATCATTGCTCAGAAAGTCGGAGCCAATGGTCAAGTCATCGGCGTTGACTTCAATGATGAAATGCTTCAATTAGCCCGAAAATATCAGCCAGAAATTGCCAATAAAATTGGCTACTATAACACTCAATTTGTCAAGGCAAAAATTCAAGATTTAAAGTTAGACTTAGAAAAAGTAGAGACAATTTTACAGGAAAATCCCATCACCTCAATGGAAGGATTAGCCGCCTTTGAAGCGCAGTGCCATCGCCTGCGTCAAGACGCGCCGCTCATCAGGGATGAAAGCATTGATTTAGTCATTTCTAACTGTGTCTTAAACCTAGTCCGTCCTCAAGACAAACAACAATTATTTCAAGAAATATACCGAGTCTTAAAACGAGGAGGAAGGGCCGTCATTTCAGATATTGTTTGTGATGAAGACCCCACCCCAGAAATTCTCAATGATCCGCAATTATGGAGTGGCTGTATTGCCGGAGCCTTTCGAGAAGATCACTTTCTCAAAATGTTTGAAAAAGCCGGATTTTATGGGATAGAAATCCTCAAAAGAGATGATCAACCTTGGCAAATCATTGATGGAATAGAATTTCGTTCTTTAACCGTTCGTGCCTACAAAGGAAAAGACGGTCCCTGTTTAGAAAGAAAACAATCTATTATCTATAAAGGCCCTTGGAAACAAGTCCAAGACGATGATGGGCACATTTTTTGTCGTGGCGAACGCATGGCAGTTTGTGACAAAACCTATCAGATTTTAACCAATCCCAAGAGTCCCTATCACCAAGATATTATTCCCGTCCCACCCTATCAAGATATCCCCCTAGAAGAAGCCCAACCCTATAACTGTAAAAATCAAGCCATTCGTCATCCCAAAGAAACCAAAGGAAGCGGCTACCGACTGACAACAACCCACCCAGAAGAACCTTGTTGTAGTCCTGGAACCTGTTGTTAA
- a CDS encoding LysM peptidoglycan-binding domain-containing M23 family metallopeptidase, with translation MPVFAQVDIIKKPNTQTPSCPPPALSRVKHHQVREGETIPIIARYYNLTSETLIRFNPGLEKGTVAVGQVILIPPFNGIRVEVRPGATWKDLEDVYGVRADVLFEVNGCQMKPSVVFIPGVSWTARNKKTNDYTGLSGYPLPFLAQVGLEYGWQENPINKRRLFHSGIDLLAPVGTPVLAAGAGTVVYVGPQESYGILIVINHSDVRQTRYAHLSRVSVKIGQQVNTGDVIGAVGTTGEPDLPSPHLHFEVRYKFPVGWVAQDPQINLTKESPAASP, from the coding sequence ATGCCGGTCTTTGCTCAAGTGGATATTATCAAAAAGCCTAATACTCAAACTCCCAGTTGTCCGCCTCCTGCCTTATCTCGAGTAAAACATCATCAGGTTAGAGAAGGAGAAACAATTCCCATCATTGCTCGTTATTATAATCTGACCTCAGAAACGTTGATCCGATTTAATCCAGGTTTAGAAAAGGGTACAGTAGCAGTGGGACAAGTGATTCTGATTCCCCCCTTTAATGGCATTCGAGTAGAAGTCCGCCCCGGGGCAACTTGGAAAGATTTAGAGGATGTTTATGGGGTGAGGGCTGATGTTTTATTTGAGGTGAATGGCTGTCAAATGAAACCCTCAGTGGTGTTTATTCCGGGCGTGAGTTGGACGGCCAGAAATAAAAAAACTAATGATTATACCGGATTAAGTGGTTATCCTTTACCCTTTTTAGCTCAAGTGGGTTTAGAGTATGGTTGGCAAGAAAATCCCATCAATAAAAGACGCTTATTTCATAGTGGAATAGATTTACTAGCGCCGGTGGGGACTCCAGTCTTAGCCGCAGGTGCAGGAACTGTAGTTTATGTCGGACCGCAAGAAAGTTATGGAATTTTAATCGTGATTAATCATAGTGATGTGCGGCAAACGCGCTATGCTCATCTGAGTCGAGTAAGCGTTAAAATCGGGCAGCAGGTCAATACAGGGGATGTAATCGGCGCTGTGGGAACCACAGGAGAACCGGATTTACCAAGTCCTCATCTACATTTTGAGGTACGTTATAAGTTTCCGGTGGGATGGGTGGCCCAAGACCCTCAGATTAATTTGACCAAAGAATCTCCGGCGGCTTCTCCTTAG
- a CDS encoding homoserine dehydrogenase, translated as MAFKIGLLGLGTVGTGTAQILLDPWGRNPILKDIEIKRAGVRSLDKPRQVQLPPAVITTDLESIVIDPEIDIVVELLGGLEPAKSLIMKAIAHKKHIVTANKAVIARYGDEIYEAANAAGVYVLLEAAVGGGIPVIKPLKQSLGANRISNIIGIINGTTNYILSQMTSEGADFGEVLAEAQKLGYAEADPTADVDGLDAADKIAILASIGFAGRVKREEIYCEGIRQVSAADITYADKLGFVIKLLAIAQGSKGDDSETLQVRVHPTLIAKDHPLASINGVYNAILVKGEPLGQVMFFGPGAGAGPTASAVVSDIMNIVGILQSSGGQAQSLDPLLNVTHQHYCSLTPIEDLKTRFYARFLCEDVPGVIGHLGTCFGQHHVSLESVVQIGFQGQLAEIVVVTHDVREGNFRQALAEIEQSQAINSIPSVLRVL; from the coding sequence GTGGCATTTAAAATAGGTTTATTAGGCTTGGGAACTGTGGGAACGGGGACAGCACAAATTCTACTCGATCCCTGGGGACGTAATCCTATCTTAAAAGATATCGAGATTAAACGGGCAGGAGTGCGCTCTCTTGACAAACCCCGTCAAGTTCAACTCCCTCCCGCCGTGATTACAACAGATCTAGAAAGTATTGTCATTGATCCAGAGATTGATATTGTCGTAGAACTGCTCGGAGGACTAGAACCAGCCAAGTCACTCATCATGAAGGCCATTGCCCATAAAAAGCACATTGTCACGGCCAATAAGGCAGTGATCGCTCGTTATGGGGATGAAATTTATGAAGCGGCCAATGCAGCCGGCGTTTATGTGTTATTAGAAGCGGCTGTGGGGGGGGGAATTCCAGTGATTAAACCCCTCAAACAATCATTAGGGGCCAATCGGATTAGTAATATTATTGGCATTATTAACGGAACGACCAATTATATCCTCAGCCAAATGACCTCTGAGGGAGCCGATTTTGGCGAGGTATTAGCAGAAGCCCAAAAATTAGGCTATGCTGAAGCCGATCCGACGGCAGATGTAGACGGATTAGATGCAGCCGATAAAATTGCTATTTTGGCCTCCATCGGTTTTGCCGGACGGGTAAAACGCGAAGAGATTTATTGTGAGGGCATTCGTCAAGTCAGTGCCGCCGATATTACTTATGCTGATAAACTCGGATTTGTGATTAAATTATTAGCCATTGCCCAAGGTTCTAAAGGAGATGATTCAGAAACCTTACAAGTGCGAGTACATCCCACTTTAATAGCCAAAGATCATCCACTAGCCAGTATTAATGGGGTTTATAACGCCATTTTGGTCAAGGGAGAACCGTTAGGACAAGTGATGTTTTTTGGACCCGGTGCGGGGGCAGGTCCAACCGCCAGTGCAGTCGTTTCAGATATTATGAATATCGTCGGCATTCTGCAAAGCAGTGGAGGACAAGCACAATCTTTAGATCCTTTATTGAACGTCACCCATCAACATTATTGTAGTCTGACCCCAATTGAAGATTTAAAAACTCGCTTTTATGCCCGCTTTCTCTGTGAAGATGTCCCTGGGGTGATTGGGCATTTAGGAACTTGTTTTGGTCAGCACCATGTTAGTCTAGAATCCGTCGTTCAAATTGGATTTCAGGGACAGTTAGCAGAAATCGTCGTGGTCACTCATGATGTACGAGAAGGCAATTTTCGGCAAGCCTTAGCTGAAATTGAGCAATCTCAAGCGATTAATAGCATTCCTAGCGTCCTGCGAGTGCTTTAG
- a CDS encoding DUF561 domain-containing protein: MTIHPQLQKAFSTRRALKVISGLNNFDLSKVAAVVKAAEAGGATFVDIAADENLVRQVRQLIDLPICVSAVEPELLVLAVKAGADLIEIGNFDSFYAQGRRFEAPEVLALTQQTRQLLPNITLSVTVPHILPLDEQVQLAEALVVAGADIIQTEGGTSSRPTHAGIMGLIEKATPTLAAAYSISQAVPVPVLCASGLSSVTVPMAIAAGAAGVGVGSAINQLNDEVAMVAAVRSLVEALETNPIQVQI; this comes from the coding sequence ATGACCATACATCCTCAATTACAAAAGGCCTTTTCTACCCGCAGAGCTTTAAAAGTGATTAGCGGCTTAAATAATTTTGATCTCTCAAAAGTAGCAGCAGTAGTCAAAGCCGCCGAAGCGGGTGGTGCAACCTTCGTGGATATCGCCGCCGATGAGAATTTAGTCCGTCAAGTTCGTCAATTAATCGATTTACCCATTTGTGTATCGGCTGTAGAACCAGAATTATTGGTTTTAGCCGTAAAAGCTGGAGCAGATTTAATTGAAATTGGGAATTTTGATAGTTTCTATGCTCAAGGACGACGCTTTGAAGCACCTGAAGTTCTCGCTTTAACTCAACAAACCCGCCAACTGTTGCCAAATATTACTCTTTCGGTAACGGTTCCTCATATTCTGCCGCTTGATGAACAAGTTCAACTCGCAGAGGCTTTAGTGGTAGCCGGAGCAGATATTATTCAAACCGAAGGCGGAACCAGTAGCCGCCCCACTCATGCGGGGATTATGGGTTTAATTGAAAAAGCTACCCCCACTCTAGCGGCGGCTTATAGCATCTCCCAAGCTGTACCGGTGCCGGTTTTATGTGCCTCTGGGTTATCTAGCGTCACTGTACCGATGGCTATTGCTGCCGGTGCGGCGGGTGTTGGGGTTGGTTCAGCCATTAATCAACTCAATGATGAAGTCGCTATGGTGGCGGCTGTCCGCAGTTTGGTAGAAGCTTTAGAAACAAACCCTATTCAAGTTCAGATCTAA
- a CDS encoding PEP-CTERM sorting domain-containing protein: MSRKIIGYLIITTLVGAITLCGQKANALTFNFTQQGWTQGGILSGSFSGEDLNNDNLIEKTEVTDFSFAWSGNSSVPSFKHDFSNLFNWEFSLSDYRLINGSSSRGTTFWSYDDKIKKGEIGIVAFVSTLSDTTVEPPNFSQVPEPLTILGTGTALLFGAVFKGKLSEK, translated from the coding sequence ATGAGCAGAAAAATAATCGGCTATCTAATCATAACCACCTTAGTAGGAGCCATAACCCTTTGTGGGCAAAAAGCTAATGCTCTTACCTTTAACTTTACTCAACAAGGATGGACTCAAGGAGGAATACTAAGCGGCAGTTTTAGTGGAGAAGACCTCAACAATGATAATTTAATTGAAAAAACAGAGGTAACTGATTTTTCTTTTGCTTGGTCGGGAAATTCGTCAGTCCCTTCTTTTAAACATGATTTTTCTAATTTATTTAATTGGGAATTTTCTCTTTCAGATTACCGTTTAATTAATGGGTCGAGCAGTAGAGGAACTACCTTTTGGTCTTATGACGATAAGATTAAAAAAGGAGAGATAGGGATAGTCGCTTTTGTGAGTACCCTATCCGATACCACTGTCGAACCGCCAAACTTTTCACAGGTGCCAGAACCTTTGACGATTTTAGGGACAGGCACAGCCCTATTATTCGGCGCAGTTTTTAAAGGGAAATTAAGCGAAAAATAG